CCGCCGCCATGGCCTGGCCGGCGGCGAACAGGCCAAGGGCCAGGGCGGTCAGTTTCAACTGCTTGCGCATTCTTATTCTCTCCACAGTACAGGGTTGGTGAAGCAATCCATCAGTGGGCTTCGGCAATCGGATCGAGCGCGCGAGCGTGCTCCACCTCCCAGCCCAGCGGTACCACATCGCCCACGGCCAATGCCGGGTCGAGTTCGGCGATTGGCTGCTTCACGAAGAAGTCAGCCTTGCCACAGACTTCCAGGCGCACCCGCACGTGGTCGCCCAGGTAGATGAATTCGGCCACACGGCCAGAGAAGCGGTTTACGCAGCTTTCGCTGTGGCCGTTGAGGCGCACGCGCTCCGGGCGCACCGACAGGGTCACCGGCTCGCCGGCCTGGCCGACGTTCACCGCCAGCGCCTCGACCCGCTCACCCCGGGCCAGCTGCACCTGGCAGCGCTTGCCATCGCTGGCCAGCAGCGTGCCGTTGATGCGGTTGTTTTCGCCGATGAAGTTGGCGACGAAGGTGTTGCAGGGTTCTTCGTAGAGGGTGCGCGGGTCGGCAATCTGCTGGATCTCGCCCTGGTGGAACACCGCCACCCGGTCAGACATGGTCAGCGCCTCGCCTTGGTCGTGGGTCACATAGACCACGGTCACGCCCAAACGCTGGTGGATGTGCTTGATTTCCATCTGCATGTGTTCACGCAGCTGCTTGTCGAGGGCGCCGAGCGGCTCGTCCATCAGCACCAGCTGCGGCTCGAACACCAGCGCACGGGCCAGTGCCACCCGCTGCTGCTGGCCTCCGGACAACTGGCCGGGGTAGCGCTTGGCGAAAGCGTCTAGCTGGACCATGTTCAGCACGCGCTTGACCCGCTCGCTGATGTCGGTTTTGCTCAAGTTGCGCACGCTCAGCGGGAAGGCCAGGTTTTCGGCCACGGTCATGTGCGGGAACAGCGCGTAGTTCTGAAACACCATGCCGATGTCGCGCTTGTGCGGCGGCACGTTGTTGATGGAGCGGCCGGCCAGCTGGATTTCACCGGCGGTGGGGGTTTCGAACCCGGCCAGCATCATCAGGCTGGTGGTCTTGCCCGAGCCGGATGGGCCGAGCAAGGTCAGGAATTCACCTTTGCGAATGTCCAGGTTGAGGTCTTTGACGATCAGCGACTCGCCGTCGTAGCTCTTCTGCACACCACGGAAGCTGACCAGCGTCTCGCTGGTTGCCGCGTTCGAATTCGCCTCGCTCATGCCTGCACCTTCGTTGTTGGATGACTGCGTAGGCAAAAGACTAAATAAACGGCAAGCGCCCGAAAATCGGGGGGGCTGAGAGAATGCCCTCATCCGGATGGAAGATTACGTGTAGGGAATGCCCTACAAGGATGACGCTCCCAGAACACATACTGCGCACTGTAGGAGCGGCCTTGCCGGGGCGCCGGACCGGTCGGAAAGGGCCGACGTCCCGGCAAGGCCGCTCCTACAGGCACCGATGACTGCCGGGTGTATGTCGCATTCAGACCAGCTTGTGCTCCATTGCGTACTTCACCAGCTCCGCCAGCGAGTTGACCTTGAGCTTCTGCATCAGCCGGGCCTTGTGGGTACTGATGGTCTTGCTCGACAGCGCCAGCTGCTGGGCGATGTCGTTGACGTTGGCGCCCTGGGCCAGGCGCTCGAACACCGAAAACTCACGCTCCGACAGCAATGTATGCAGCGGTCGGCTTTCGGTCAGCCCCACTTCGAATACCATGCGGTCGGCCAGCGCCGGGTCGATATAACGCCCCCCGCCCGCGACCCGGCGAATAGCCGTGAGCAGCAAGGCCGGGTCGCTGTCCTTGGTGGCATAGCCGGCCGCGCCAGCCTTGAGTGCCCTGGCGGCCATCTGTGCTTCATCGTGCATCGAC
The genomic region above belongs to Pseudomonas sp. PSKL.D1 and contains:
- a CDS encoding ABC transporter ATP-binding protein translates to MSEANSNAATSETLVSFRGVQKSYDGESLIVKDLNLDIRKGEFLTLLGPSGSGKTTSLMMLAGFETPTAGEIQLAGRSINNVPPHKRDIGMVFQNYALFPHMTVAENLAFPLSVRNLSKTDISERVKRVLNMVQLDAFAKRYPGQLSGGQQQRVALARALVFEPQLVLMDEPLGALDKQLREHMQMEIKHIHQRLGVTVVYVTHDQGEALTMSDRVAVFHQGEIQQIADPRTLYEEPCNTFVANFIGENNRINGTLLASDGKRCQVQLARGERVEALAVNVGQAGEPVTLSVRPERVRLNGHSESCVNRFSGRVAEFIYLGDHVRVRLEVCGKADFFVKQPIAELDPALAVGDVVPLGWEVEHARALDPIAEAH
- a CDS encoding response regulator produces the protein MVIRVLVAEDHTIVREGIKQLIGLAKDMQVAGEAGNGEQLLDTLRHTPCEVVLLDISMPGVNGLEAIPRIRALNNPPAILMLSMHDEAQMAARALKAGAAGYATKDSDPALLLTAIRRVAGGGRYIDPALADRMVFEVGLTESRPLHTLLSEREFSVFERLAQGANVNDIAQQLALSSKTISTHKARLMQKLKVNSLAELVKYAMEHKLV